TCTTCGACCCATCCGAAAAATTGGAGAGCGCATCGGGCTGATCCCATACGAGTCGATCGGTGTCGAAACGATAGATCCCGTTGCCTGAAGACACCCATACCCAGGGCTGCACGGAATCGACAAATAGGCTAGTCAGATTGTTCGCTTCAATGGCGTGGCCTTCGGCTTCCACAAGGAAATAGGAGAAAGTGGATGTGGAGGGATCGAATCGATTGAGCCCACCCCCTCTTGTTGCTATCCAGATTATGCCGTTCTGATCCTGCCCTATGTCGCTAATCCAGTTATGGTTTGGTCCGCTATGCCCTAGCGGATCAACTGGGAAAAACGTTTCAAAACCGGTGCGATCCCGTCGGATCAGCGTATGCGGATAGGGGGCCGTCCAGAGATTCTCCGCCGCATCTTCGAAAACGTCCCAGTTGTTATGGAACTGCTCATCGACCACGAAAGGACTAGACCGAGGTGTGGCCAGTAACACGCCGGCGTCCAGCGAGCTGATCCAGACCACCCCATCTTGTGTGCGGTACAGCCGCCAGGTATTGACGAATTCGGAAGCGACGGGACGGACGGCTTCTAAGAATTCAGTTCGAGACGCGGGCGGCGACCCGATAGCCATGTGAAAGACGCCAGTCCCATACTCCGAGATGAGTAGATCGCCTTCCTGTCCTTCGAGTAGATCGACAACCCACTGATTTCGTGACCCCGGTATGCCCAGTCTGGAGAAACGATCCTCGGCGGATTCGTAGAGATACAACGCATTCTCTGTACCTATCCACATCTGCGCACTAGAGTCTTGCAGCAGGGCAAAGACGCGGCTGTCATCCATCCCTTTCGCACCATGGCCGAGATACGTACGAAACGTTCGCCGATCTCGACTGAATCGTATCAATCCACCGTCCTTCTTGTAACCGCCCACCGCGCCTGTCGCTACCCACAAATCACCCTCTCGATCCTCCAAAAACTCCCATACCTGCACCTGAAGAAAACCATTTGTTGCAGGATCAGGAACAAAATGCTCGAAAGCTTCGATCCCCTTTCGACGGTAGTTGATGTGCCCGGCGTTTGCGCCCACCCAAAGTGTACCGTCCCGATCCTCGTATAGCGCCGTCACACTGTTGTGGCTCAACGACCCGGGATCGTCAGGTTCATGTACGAAACGTTCGAAAGAATCAGACGAGGCATCGTACCGATTGAGGCCGTGGCTATACGTACCCACCCAGAGCGTGCCCCCGCGATCCACGAGCAGCGTTTCGCATCCATTGTCGCTGAGCGAATGGGAGTCCTCCGGGTCGTGCCGGTAAAAGACGGATTCCCAGCCGTCATAGCGCACCACGCCTTCGGCCGTGCAGATCCACATGAATCCATGGTGATCCTGGACGACTTCCGTGACGCGGTTGCCCAGCAAACTGCCGTCTTCCACCGATAGCCGGCGCGTCTCGTAGTCCTGTGCTTGAACAGGTCGAAGATGGGCAATGGCCACCCAAACAAGTAACCCGATTACGAACGCTTTACGGCTCATACCCTACCCCTGTACGGCAACGCCCGCACCGTCAAATCGGGCCTTCGTGATGCGCCGACGCACCCCTCCACAGGGCACATGACGCGAACGGGCTCGGCGCCTTGATCCTCGCCCAGCAGCGTCATGGGTCCCAGAATAACGCGCTCTGACCAATCGCGTACCGTCAAAACGTACATCACAGACTTCATACCTTACACCCAAGTATCTAGAATTGATATTACGTAGGACCCACCCGGCTATATCACGACTTCGGCCGTTGATCTCGGATCATCGCCTTGATCCGTTCTTTCAGCGCGCCGAAATCGATCGGCTTCGTCAAGTAGCCGTCGCAGTTGCATTCTTCAGCCTTCTCGCGGTACGAGTCGCTCCCGTAGGCCGTCATCATGCAGACCGGAACAGGGGGCGGCTCCGCCTTGATCCGGCACAACAGCTCCAACCCGGTCATTCCCGGCATGTTGATGTCGCTGAGCACCAGCACGACATCGGTTTTACCCTGGCGTTCGAGCACTTCCAGGGCTTCTTCTCCGGAAAAAGCAAAGAGTAAATCGAGTTCGCCCTGGCGCATTTCGCGTCGGAACTGTTGCCGGAAAAGGAATTCCACGTCGCGCTCGTCGTCGACTACCAGGATGTTCAGGGCCATGAGATTTCAGGGTTCCGGGTTCAGGGTTCTGGGTTCAGAGTTCCGGGTAAGCGAACCTGTATCGCGCGATCACCCGGAACTCCGAACCCGGAACACGACGACCGCATTCGGCAATTTCAACACGAAACGCATAACGTGCAACGCCGTAACGTGTAACGTCAATTCGTAACGAATCACCCCCGATACCGCAGCGCCAGCACCGTCAGGTCGTGCGCGAGCGGGGTGTCGCCGGCGTGGTCCATCACGGCCCGTACGACAGCGCGGATGAGACGGGCCGGCTCGGCGTCGTGGTCCTCAAGGAGCCGGGCGGCCAGCCGCTCGGCCGAGAACGCGCGGCCCTGGGCATTCAACGCACGGGTGACGCCTTTGGTGACCAGAAACAGCCCATCGCCCGGGCGGAGGGACAACTGGCGGGTCGGGTAGTCGTACACGGGCTGTCGCCAGATGGGCGGCGCGGCATCCGCGTCGTCGAGCGGCTCGACACGGCCGCCAGCCGCAAGCACATACGGAGCGGGGTGCCCGGCGTTGGCGTACTCGACGATGCCCGAGGCGGGGTCCAGCACGCCGTAAAACACGGTTACGGCCTGGTCCGAAAA
This DNA window, taken from Rhodothermales bacterium, encodes the following:
- a CDS encoding response regulator, producing MALNILVVDDERDVEFLFRQQFRREMRQGELDLLFAFSGEEALEVLERQGKTDVVLVLSDINMPGMTGLELLCRIKAEPPPVPVCMMTAYGSDSYREKAEECNCDGYLTKPIDFGALKERIKAMIRDQRPKS